A single genomic interval of Alteromonas sp. BL110 harbors:
- a CDS encoding DUF2254 domain-containing protein: protein MEAPITVDRLRFLIYSLKEKLWVKPLGFCLLSIFAVFLAKVADGTSLAEHIPEIKPDSVETLLSIMASSMMVIATFSAGTMVNAYASASQSSTPRSLSLIISDDVSQNALSVFIGAFIYSAVALTAMTQAFFNEAGLFILFCLTCLAFVIVILTFIRWVDSVARLGRVGSTLLKVEAATTRAVKNRIDSPCLGAVPQEEIKEQGSYAISTEKVGYIQLIDIAKLQALAKSKDCFINVALLPGEFVTPERPLAYSNKDIEKDEIVSAFTIGEIRSFEADPRFGFIVLAEIASRALSPSVNDHGTAINTISSITRLMLLWHKPVYKDNRGATNANRNSRQASKNDTKYDRVSLPKLSVDDLFDDAYTSIARDGAANIEVAIRIQKSLNTIKACFDNSDTDVDKDFTNAANKFAKQSYERAKLALNYAEDIKRIDQVYKG from the coding sequence GTGGAAGCCCCGATAACTGTAGATAGACTCAGATTCCTTATTTATAGCCTAAAAGAAAAGCTTTGGGTGAAGCCACTTGGGTTTTGCCTTCTTTCTATTTTCGCTGTGTTCCTAGCCAAAGTGGCCGATGGCACTTCGCTAGCCGAACATATCCCTGAAATTAAACCTGACTCTGTCGAAACTCTGCTTTCGATAATGGCATCGAGCATGATGGTTATTGCCACATTCTCAGCAGGTACTATGGTTAATGCCTATGCATCAGCCAGTCAGTCATCTACACCTCGTTCATTAAGTCTAATTATCTCTGACGATGTCTCGCAAAACGCATTATCCGTCTTTATCGGTGCATTTATTTATAGCGCTGTGGCCCTTACTGCAATGACACAAGCTTTTTTTAATGAAGCCGGGCTCTTCATTTTATTTTGCTTAACGTGCTTGGCCTTTGTGATAGTAATTTTAACGTTTATACGATGGGTAGATAGCGTTGCTCGTTTAGGTCGTGTGGGATCGACACTATTAAAAGTGGAAGCCGCCACTACACGGGCGGTAAAAAATAGAATAGACAGCCCTTGTCTAGGGGCAGTTCCGCAAGAGGAAATAAAAGAGCAGGGGAGTTATGCTATTTCCACCGAGAAGGTAGGGTATATCCAGCTAATTGATATCGCTAAACTGCAAGCCTTAGCGAAAAGTAAAGACTGCTTTATCAATGTCGCTTTACTACCCGGCGAATTTGTAACCCCAGAACGCCCATTGGCGTATTCAAACAAAGATATAGAAAAAGATGAAATTGTTAGTGCTTTTACTATAGGCGAAATACGATCATTTGAAGCAGACCCTAGGTTTGGATTTATTGTTCTCGCTGAAATTGCATCCCGAGCTTTATCACCATCTGTCAATGACCATGGTACAGCGATAAACACCATCAGTAGTATCACCAGGCTAATGCTACTGTGGCACAAGCCCGTTTATAAGGATAATAGAGGCGCGACTAACGCTAACCGTAATTCACGACAAGCTAGTAAAAATGACACGAAATATGACCGGGTTTCTTTACCTAAGTTAAGTGTGGACGATTTATTTGATGACGCCTATACGAGTATTGCTAGAGACGGTGCGGCTAACATAGAAGTGGCAATACGAATTCAGAAATCTCTTAACACTATAAAAGCTTGTTTCGATAACAGCGATACAGATGTAGATAAAGACTTCACAAATGCGGCGAATAAATTCGCTAAGCAAAGTTATGAGCGTGCTAAATTAGCACTAAACTATGCTGAAGATATAAAGCGAATTGACCAAGTTTATAAAGGCTAA
- a CDS encoding heparan-alpha-glucosaminide N-acetyltransferase domain-containing protein codes for MKLFYLPNSSATHCLNRQLTFDVAKGVAVLLMIMIHVLDFYGLDEVRFSTFGNTIKFALGWPAASMFVFIMGIFVGFSTSSTPTEDVKRALSLFALGYLLNLVRGTIPMWLSIELGLVTYQDVAPHTPLSELLIGDVFQFAGISLLICSALKHATNKIYIWLCAATAIAFLSHTVWDKYTTVSIFNELLKLFVGNEEVGAIFPIFPWAAYPIAGMAFGRFLKRKNDCNAINFTWCFKFGAVCATLGAAITLSNPDYHIVTNLRSGPGIVLLMTGIVMLFIFAIHLFVVRYEATYVVSLLAFWGENVTALYVLQWVCIGWGLMLVGLQQLSTLGTLTAMLIVLFACHYLVLPWYNYKFKRRGTTSKPHVSVKAKAPV; via the coding sequence ATGAAATTATTCTATTTACCCAATAGCTCAGCCACGCACTGCCTTAACCGACAACTAACTTTTGATGTTGCAAAGGGTGTGGCAGTGTTACTTATGATAATGATTCATGTATTAGATTTTTACGGTTTGGACGAGGTCAGGTTCAGCACGTTTGGTAATACCATCAAGTTTGCTTTAGGTTGGCCTGCTGCATCGATGTTTGTTTTTATTATGGGAATTTTTGTAGGCTTCTCAACGTCGTCAACTCCCACCGAAGACGTCAAACGCGCGTTGTCGCTATTCGCACTTGGCTATTTACTCAACCTTGTTCGCGGAACAATACCCATGTGGCTGTCAATTGAGTTAGGGCTTGTTACATATCAGGACGTTGCTCCTCACACGCCTTTAAGTGAACTGCTAATAGGTGATGTATTCCAATTCGCGGGCATTTCTCTATTAATATGTTCAGCTTTGAAACATGCAACTAATAAAATTTATATTTGGTTATGCGCGGCAACCGCTATCGCTTTTTTATCGCACACGGTTTGGGATAAATATACGACAGTCTCTATTTTCAATGAGTTACTGAAGTTATTTGTCGGAAACGAAGAAGTAGGAGCCATATTTCCTATTTTCCCCTGGGCCGCTTATCCCATTGCGGGAATGGCATTTGGTCGCTTTTTGAAACGTAAAAATGATTGCAACGCTATTAACTTTACTTGGTGTTTTAAGTTCGGTGCTGTTTGCGCGACATTAGGCGCTGCAATTACCTTAAGTAACCCCGACTATCACATCGTTACAAACCTTCGAAGTGGCCCAGGGATAGTGCTACTTATGACAGGCATTGTTATGCTATTTATCTTTGCGATTCACTTGTTCGTAGTGAGGTACGAAGCAACCTATGTGGTTTCGCTACTTGCCTTTTGGGGTGAAAATGTAACCGCGCTGTATGTCTTACAATGGGTATGTATAGGTTGGGGGCTTATGCTTGTTGGACTTCAGCAGCTATCAACCCTGGGCACCTTAACAGCGATGCTTATTGTTTTATTCGCCTGTCACTACCTTGTATTACCTTGGTATAACTATAAATTTAAGAGAAGAGGCACCACGTCTAAACCTCACGTTTCAGTTAAGGCCAAGGCGCCGGTTTAA
- a CDS encoding PepSY-associated TM helix domain-containing protein, whose protein sequence is MKASTIRSALEGHGWIGLFISIPLFIVFWAGSLTLFYPELKAWSVLPHTEFRSAKDALPLSEIVDSALSEHDVDMQERMFVVLPTDTLPLYELYLPVKQNEADHTELTSLYVDPANGKTVAPIASFHLADFLYGLHIDLNLPMGGHIVGIITLFFTVVIFTGLIVQFKKLITHFFYYRGSKATQRYQLTDMHNVIGVMSLPYTFMYALTGLMFNLGLISQIVTLLFVYDGNRTALLNDSGFPKITESYAGIEREMPDLDALVASWEEEQHAKAHSLRLTNYGDENALIRIIGQHETNFSQRIDITYRVRENAFSTELNPSERNAFADGTRFLYALHFGHFAGLDIRVVFFILGLAVCGLIVVGNMLWLNKFQNNRSISKRFKRNTSALTLGGCAGIIPATALAFLLERTLAAGLDNRALMVEAAFFLVYGLSVVATFFIKNGVRTISVMALVSGGVLALLTFVDVISHSRGIMQYFNGNYKSLFSVSLTCFSFSCLLLWLGMSLLKKSEVTRHTNTGHQ, encoded by the coding sequence ATGAAAGCCAGTACTATTCGTTCTGCATTAGAAGGTCACGGTTGGATAGGACTATTCATTTCAATTCCTCTGTTTATCGTGTTTTGGGCTGGCTCTCTTACATTGTTCTATCCAGAGTTAAAAGCATGGTCGGTCTTACCTCATACAGAATTCCGTTCAGCAAAGGACGCTTTACCCCTGAGTGAAATAGTAGATTCCGCACTTTCGGAACATGATGTGGACATGCAAGAAAGAATGTTTGTCGTACTCCCCACTGACACACTGCCACTGTATGAACTCTATCTTCCAGTGAAGCAAAATGAAGCAGACCACACCGAGCTAACTTCTCTCTATGTAGACCCGGCAAATGGCAAAACTGTAGCGCCTATCGCCAGTTTCCACTTAGCCGACTTCTTATATGGCTTACATATCGATTTAAATTTGCCAATGGGTGGTCACATTGTTGGAATAATTACCTTATTTTTCACTGTGGTCATTTTCACCGGATTAATTGTTCAGTTTAAAAAGCTGATAACACACTTTTTTTACTATAGAGGTTCAAAAGCTACACAGCGCTATCAGCTTACAGACATGCACAATGTAATAGGGGTAATGAGCTTACCCTATACATTTATGTATGCGCTTACCGGCTTGATGTTTAATCTGGGCTTAATTTCACAAATCGTCACGCTTTTATTTGTTTACGATGGAAATAGAACCGCGCTGCTCAATGACTCAGGGTTCCCAAAAATAACAGAGTCGTACGCTGGTATCGAACGAGAAATGCCTGACTTAGACGCACTGGTGGCATCGTGGGAAGAGGAGCAACACGCAAAGGCTCACTCGCTAAGACTCACAAATTATGGTGACGAAAACGCGTTAATTCGCATCATAGGTCAACATGAAACAAACTTCTCACAACGTATAGATATAACTTACCGCGTACGTGAAAATGCATTTTCTACAGAGCTAAACCCAAGTGAGAGAAACGCTTTTGCAGATGGAACACGCTTTCTTTATGCGCTACATTTTGGCCACTTTGCGGGCCTTGATATCAGGGTTGTTTTTTTCATTCTGGGCCTTGCCGTATGCGGCCTGATTGTTGTTGGTAACATGTTGTGGCTTAACAAGTTCCAAAACAATCGCAGTATCTCAAAACGATTCAAACGTAATACCTCCGCGCTTACATTAGGAGGGTGCGCAGGTATTATTCCGGCTACCGCACTTGCCTTCTTACTTGAGAGAACGTTAGCTGCCGGTTTGGATAACAGGGCACTGATGGTTGAAGCTGCTTTCTTCTTAGTTTACGGCCTTTCTGTAGTCGCTACATTTTTTATTAAAAATGGGGTTAGAACGATAAGTGTCATGGCTTTAGTTAGTGGGGGCGTTCTAGCACTTTTAACGTTCGTCGACGTGATCTCTCACAGTCGAGGCATAATGCAATACTTCAATGGTAATTATAAAAGCCTTTTTTCTGTGTCTTTAACTTGTTTTAGTTTTTCTTGCCTGCTTCTTTGGTTAGGTATGAGCTTATTAAAGAAGAGTGAAGTGACACGCCATACCAATACTGGCCACCAATAA
- a CDS encoding sugar phosphate isomerase/epimerase family protein — MNLSVCTISFRHQLISIAEIAKWSVANSFQGIELWGAHATNLEDQPLYGKEWLSSYSLRATMLSDYLPLFEERDALYFKVHRLCRLAKHWGATKIRTFASNEASSDITEDKRHLLFERLKLVCDWLSDYDLNLVIETHPNTYADSVASTIELFEGVNKKNLQLNYDVLHVWESGADVIASCELLAPYINHFHFKNISSSKHLSVFAPDNVYAAAGSREGMVPIFDGAVDYQGFIEHLYSKPQLRNIDSSLEWFGNDCKNVLSHDRYKLQKMSQAANTAIAI, encoded by the coding sequence ATGAACCTTTCAGTATGCACCATATCATTCAGACACCAGCTTATATCAATAGCTGAAATCGCAAAATGGTCTGTGGCCAATAGCTTTCAAGGTATTGAACTGTGGGGAGCCCATGCGACCAATTTGGAAGATCAGCCATTATACGGTAAGGAGTGGCTTTCAAGTTATTCCTTGAGAGCCACGATGCTAAGCGACTATTTGCCACTTTTCGAGGAAAGGGACGCGTTATATTTCAAAGTCCACCGCCTTTGTCGCTTAGCGAAACATTGGGGAGCGACTAAGATTCGGACATTTGCAAGCAATGAAGCGAGTAGCGATATTACCGAAGACAAAAGGCATTTACTTTTTGAACGGCTGAAACTTGTTTGTGATTGGTTGAGTGACTATGACCTTAACTTAGTAATAGAAACACACCCGAATACCTATGCCGATTCTGTAGCTTCTACTATTGAGCTTTTCGAGGGGGTTAACAAAAAGAATCTACAGCTTAACTATGATGTATTACATGTGTGGGAGTCCGGCGCAGATGTTATTGCATCTTGTGAACTACTCGCCCCATACATCAATCATTTTCATTTCAAAAATATAAGTAGCAGTAAGCATTTGAGCGTGTTCGCACCAGACAATGTTTATGCTGCTGCAGGTTCACGCGAAGGGATGGTCCCCATTTTTGATGGTGCGGTAGATTATCAAGGGTTCATCGAACATCTGTATTCAAAACCACAGCTACGCAATATAGATTCGTCGTTGGAGTGGTTTGGCAACGACTGTAAAAATGTTCTTAGTCACGACAGATATAAACTTCAAAAGATGAGTCAGGCGGCCAATACTGCTATAGCCATTTAA